In Acidimicrobiia bacterium, the DNA window CGAGCTTGTCGAGGGAGCCTTCTATGGCGTGCCCGCCTTCGGCGCCGATCAGGCTCGCCACCTTGCGCTCCTCCCGCGCCCTCATGACGTCTGCCGCGGTGGTCGCCGGCGTCAGCCTCCGAGGATCGGCGGCGACCATTGCCTGGACGAGCGAGACCTGCGCCATGACCTCATCGAATGGGTCGGGACGCCAGGACGGGACATATACGGACCAGAACTGTCCGCCGACGCCGCCCTCGAGCAACCTGGCGGTGTCCGTGTGGTATCCGGCGAGGTGCCGTCGAGGGTCCGCGACGTCGAGACTTCCGCCCGCTCTCACCCGTATCGCCCACGGCAGGTCGTTGTGCCCATCGACGACGGGGAGGCTGGCGTGGATGTGCTTCGCCTCGGCGGCGAAGTCGGTCATCCTCCCGTTCCCCACGTCTCGAGTGTCACGCCGAGCCCGTCCGCCATCCGGTTGACGTAGGCGTAGTACGAGGTCACCTCGCAGATGTCGAGGATGTCGCGATCCCCGAATCCCTCTCGCCGCAGGTTCCCGATGTCGTCCTCGGTGACGGATGCCGGGGCGACCGTCAGCTTGACGGCATAGTCGAGCATGGCGCATCTCGCGGCGCTCAAGCCGGCTGTTCGCCAGTCGCTCTCGATGCGTCCGAGCAGGTCGTCGTCGCGGAGGAGGCGGCGCAGACCGCGCCGGTGATGGACGACTCAGTAGTGACAGTCGTTCACGGAGCTGACGACGAGGGCGATCAGCTCCCTCTCCACCTTGCGCAGGGTCTTCGTGCCTGCCATCGCCGACCGATAGAGAGCGTCGTGAGCCGCCATGGCTGCCGGGTTCAGGGAGTGGATCTGCATGATGTTATCGACGCGCCGCGCCTCCGGGTCCTCGACTCGACGGCGCATCTCGGCGAGATCGCCGGACCACTCGTCCTCACGGATCGTCTCGATCCAGGC includes these proteins:
- a CDS encoding peroxidase-related enzyme (This protein belongs to a clade of uncharacterized proteins related to peroxidases such as the alkylhydroperoxidase AhpD.), giving the protein MAWIETIREDEWSGDLAEMRRRVEDPEARRVDNIMQIHSLNPAAMAAHDALYRSAMAGTKTLRKVERELIALVVSSVNDCHYUVVHHRRGLRRLLRDDDLLGRIESDWRTAGLSAARCAMLDYAVKLTVAPASVTEDDIGNLRREGFGDRDILDICEVTSYYAYVNRMADGLGVTLETWGTGG